The Mesorhizobium sp. INR15 region TGTCTTGGAATGATACCAGCCGACGAAATCGACGGCATCTGCGAATTTCGTGCGCCGCGCCGCCCAGTTGCCGGTTTCGCTTTGATATTGCGACCATGTGCCGTCGAGCGCCTGCGAGAAACCGGTGGCGCTGGAGACGTGCTTCCACGGAATGAAGCCGAGCAGCTTGGTGCGCGGTGGCCGGGCGTTGCTCTTGAAGCCGGATTCCTTGCGCACTGTCGCCATCAGCACGGGAACCGGAATGCCGTATTTCTGCTGCGTGCGTTCGGCGGCCGACTGCCAGTTGTCGAACCAGCCGTCATTCTGGTCGAAGACGGCGCAGACATTGTTGATGTGGCTGGGCGCCGTTGCGCATGCCGACAACGCCAGCAGCACGCCAACCGCTACAATTTTACTCAAACTCGAACTACGCATGCGAAGAGCAATAGGCCGAAAACATAAAAGGAATCTTGCGCCGTTTGTTAACACCGCACCGGTGCGTTTGTGGTTGAACGATAGAGTATGGATATTCCGACGCTTTGTGTCGGATTTTATAAACAGATTGTCCAGAAATGCCGCCTTGGCTAAAATCACGTCCGCAGATGGCGTATTCCTGACAGCCTGAATGGTTTGCCGGGGCTTTGATGCCGGCATGAACGAACCAAGACGCAAACGCGGCGCTGACCGGACCAGCAACAGGGGTCCCGCCGCCATTCCGCAATTGCCACGGCGGCGGGTGACAAACCCGTATCCGCCGATGGCGATGCTCTCAGCCGATCAGGTCGAGGCCATTCATCAGGCGTCGATGCATATATTGGAGAATTTCGGCATCGAGGTGATGAGCCCAAGGGCGCTGTCGCTGTTCGAGAAAGCTGGCGCCAAGGTCGATCATGCAACCGCGAATGTCCGCCTCGACCGGGGACTGATCGAAGAGGTGCTGAAGACCACGCGGTCCAACTACACGCTGACGCCGCGCAACCCGGCCAATGCCGTTCACCTCGGCGGCAACACCATCAATTTTACCCTCGTGGCCGGTCCGCCCAATGTGCACGACATGGAGCGCGGCCGCCGCGCCGGCAATCTGCGCGACTATTCCGATCTGGTCCGGCTGGCGCAGCATTTCAACTGCATTCACATGCTCGGCAACCAGGTGTGTGCGCCGGTCGAGCTGCCGGCCAATTCCCGCCACCTCGACACCTATTTCGCCAACCTGACGCTGACCGACAAGAGTTTTCATGTCTCGGCGATCGGCCGGGGCAGGGCGCTGGACGGGATCGAGATGATGGCGATTTCGCGCGGGCTGACGCTCGACCAAATGGCTGACGATC contains the following coding sequences:
- a CDS encoding transglycosylase SLT domain-containing protein; amino-acid sequence: MRSSSLSKIVAVGVLLALSACATAPSHINNVCAVFDQNDGWFDNWQSAAERTQQKYGIPVPVLMATVRKESGFKSNARPPRTKLLGFIPWKHVSSATGFSQALDGTWSQYQSETGNWAARRTKFADAVDFVGWYHSKTADTFGIARNDTFNLYLAYYLGWTAYQRGNRGDAGVQGYARATDKMAQDYAAQLRQCGS